In Longimicrobium sp., the sequence TGAACGGCTCGCTCAACGCCGCGGGCTTCACCGCCGGCGACGTGATCCGTACGATGGACGGGGAGGCGGTCGCCAACGCCGCCGCGCTGCGGGCCGTGCTGGAGCGGAAGCGGGCGGGGGACGTGATCCAGGCAGCGTACGAAACGCGCGGCGGAACGCGGCAGGCGGCGGTGACGCTGGTGGAGAACCCCGCGCTGGAAGCCGTTCCCTACGAGGCTGCGGGAATGCGGGTAACACCGGAGATGCGCGCCTTCCGCCAGTCGTGGCTGGGCTCGGGAGCCAGGCAGTGAACCGAAAGAAATCGATGCGGACCACCTTTTTCGCGCTGGCGCTGCTGATGATGAACGCGGCCTCCTGCGGCAACGACGCCACCGACGACGGCGCCGAGCCAAAGGCGCCGCCGGCTCCCGCGCCCGTGCAGGCGGTGGAGCAGGTGCGCAGCTATCCGCACGACTCCACCGCGTTCACGCAGGGGCTGGTGTGGCGCAACGGCACGCTGTACGAGAGCACCGGGCGCTACGGCCAGTCGTCGCTGCGCGAGGTGGCGCTGGAAACGGGGGAGGTGCTGAAGAAGACGCCGCTCGCGCCGCAGTACTTCGCCGAGGGCATCGCCGCGGTGGGCGACAGCATCTACCAGCTCACCTGGCGCGAAGGGGTGATGTTCATCTACGACCGCCGCACCCTTCGGCCCGCGGGGCAGGTGCAGTACAGCGGCGAGGGTTGGGGGCTGACGAGCGATGGACAGTCGCTGGTGATCAGCGACGGGTCCAGCTACCTGACGTTCCTGGACGCCAAGACGCTCAACCCGCTGCGCACGGTGGCGGTAACGGACGGCGGCACGCCCGTGCACGACCTGAACGAACTGGAGTGGGTGAAAGGCGAGGTGTGGGCCAACGTCTGGCACACCACGCGGATCGCGCGCATCGATCCGCAGACCGGGCGCGTGAAGGGCTGGCTGGAGCTTGCGCCCATCGCTCCCTCGCGCAGCGATCCCGAGGCCGTGCTCAACGGCATCGCCTACGATCCGCAGTCCAACCGGCTGCTGGTGACGGGAAAGCTGTGGCCCGCGCTCTTCGAGATCCGCATTCCGTCCCTGGGCGTCGGCAGCTGAAACCACGGGGGGCGCGCGCGCGTACGGTGACACGCCGGATGCCGGCCGCTTCCACCCGAATCGCCGACCCTCATGCTGGTTCTTCGCCTTGTCCTGACGCGCGTGCTCCTGGGGCCGATCACCCGGCTCCTGGGCCGCGGCCTCCCTCTTCTTCTGCGCGCACTCCGCCTTCTTCGGCGCTGACGGGGGACGGCCGGGCCGCCGTTCCTGCACGGGCGCTCCGCCACACGGCGGAGCGCCCGCCGTTTTGGGGCTTGCCCTAACCCCCTGCGACCGTGCACTTTGCCCGCTGGGCGCCCATCCCGTGGCTCCCCCCTGACGTCCACGCCTTTCGCGTGAGATCACCGCTCCCGGGGCCGCACGGATTTCCATGATCCTGAGATGACACCAGGCACCACCGCCCAGGAGGACGCGTCCCCGCTACTTCCCTTTCCTTCGCTCGCCATCGCGCCGCTGTATCCCGGCAGCTTCTTTCCGCCGCCGGATGACGCGGGACGCGCCCTGCTGGCCGGGGACGTGGAGGGCGGCGCGTCCCGCGCCCGCGCCGTGCTGGAGGGTGCTCCGCCGGCGAGGAATCGATTCGGGGCGCTGCTGGCG encodes:
- a CDS encoding glutaminyl-peptide cyclotransferase, encoding MRTTFFALALLMMNAASCGNDATDDGAEPKAPPAPAPVQAVEQVRSYPHDSTAFTQGLVWRNGTLYESTGRYGQSSLREVALETGEVLKKTPLAPQYFAEGIAAVGDSIYQLTWREGVMFIYDRRTLRPAGQVQYSGEGWGLTSDGQSLVISDGSSYLTFLDAKTLNPLRTVAVTDGGTPVHDLNELEWVKGEVWANVWHTTRIARIDPQTGRVKGWLELAPIAPSRSDPEAVLNGIAYDPQSNRLLVTGKLWPALFEIRIPSLGVGS